The nucleotide sequence AAATAACTTCTACTATAACTATTAAGGAGAATCTATGGATACTCAAAAACTCTCGCCTGCTGAATTTAAGCAAGCCACAAAATTTGATTCTACCGACTTCGGTTGGGTCATTATGAGTATTGGAATGGCTATCGGTGCAGGTATCGTCTTCTTGCCTGTTCAAGTTGGATTAATGGGAATGTGGGTTTTCCTACTTTCTTCCATTATCGGCTACCCCGCAATGTATCTCTTCCAACGTCTTTTCATTAATACCCTTGCGGAATCACCTGAATGCCGAGATTACCCAACCGTGATTAGTGGCTACCTAGGTAAAAACTGGGGGTATTTTTAGGTGTACTTTATTTCGTGATGCTGGTTATTTGGATGTTTGTGTATTCTACAGCGATCACAAATGACAGTGCTTCTTACTTATTCACCTTCGGTGTCACAGACACTCTACTTTCTGATAACCCTTTTTATGGCTTGGTGCTGATATGTATTTTAGTTGCCATCTCTTCTCGTGGTGAAAAATTGCTATTCAAAATTTCAACATTTATGGTATTGGCTAAACTCTTTGTAGTTGCAGCACTTGGCGTGGCAATGGTTGGAATGTGGCAGCTGCATAATATCGGAGCAATGCCACCTGTAGGCAAATTAATTAAAGATGCCATTATTACCTTACCATTTACGCTGACCTCCATTCTCTTTTTACAAACCCTTAGCCCAATGGTGATCTCTTATCGGGCAAAAGAATTATCTCGTGAAGTTGCTCGATATAAAGCATTACGAGCAATGAATATCGCCTTTGCTATTCTTTTCGTTACCGTCTTCTTTTATGCTGTTTCCTTCACTCTCGCAATGGGTAGAGAAGAGGCCCTCAAAGCCTACGAACAAAACGTTTCCGCTTTAGCAATTGCCGCACAATTCTTCCCAGGTAGCTGGGCAACTTATGTGGGCGTAGCGTTAAATATTTTTGCTGTAATGACTGCATTCTTCGGAGTTTACTTAGGCTTCAGAGAAGCAACCCAAGGCATTGTAATGAACTTACTGCTAAGAAAATTCCCGGCTGAAAAAATCAATCCGAATTATGTACAAAAAGGGATTATGATTTTCTCCGTACTACTGGCGTGGAGTGCCATCGTACTAAATGCTCCTGTCTTGAGCTTTACCTCTATCTGTAGCCCGATTTTCGGCTTAGTCGGCTGCCTTATTCCTGCCTACTTAGTCTATAAAGTACCGGCATTATTCAAATATAAAGGGTTAGCCCTCAATATTATTATCATTACAGGGATTTTGCTCTGCATCTCCCCATTCCTCACATTCTTAGAATAAATAAGGTTACCTATGAACATTCACTGTGAAAAACTAGAGCAATCCATTCTGAGTGCGGTTAGCCATGAAGTTGTGCCAGCATTGGGCTGTACCGAGCCAATCTCGCTTGCCCTTGCCTCTGCGATTGCCCGCCAATATTTAGAACATTTGCCGGAGCAAATTGAAGCGAGGGTTTCGCCGAATTTAATGAAAAATGGAATGGGTGTAACCGTTCCCGGTACGGGAACGGTAGGCTTGCCGATGGCAGCAGCGATTGGGGCAATTGGTGGTGATCCGAACGGCGATTTAGAGGTGCTGAAAAACATCACACCGGAGCAAGTGGAACAAGCCAAAGCAATGCTGAAAGCGGATAAAGTGTCGGTGTCGATTTTAGAAACCGAGTATATTTTATACTCCGAAGCCACCCTGTTTTACCAAGCTGAGCGAGTTTGCGTACGAATTGCAGAGCACCACACCAATGTGATCTACATTGAGAAAAACGGGCAAACGCTATTAAGCAAGCCTTGTGCCGTCAATAACGACAACATTACCGAAGTATTCACCAGCCTCACAGCAAAAGAGATTTTCGATTTCTCAATGGCTGTGGATTTGGAAAAAATCCGCTTTATAGACCAAGCGGCAAAACTCAACTCCGCCCTTTCACAAGAAGGCTTGCGGGCAGATTACGGCTTGCATATTGGGCGAACCCTACAAAAGCAAATCGGGCAAGGTTTAATCAGCGATGACTTACTCAACCGCATTATCATTGAAACCACCGCAGCTTCTGATGCCAGAATGGGCGGAGCAAGTCTGCCGGCGATGAGTAATTCCGGCTCGGGTAACCAAGGCATCACCGCCACAATGCCGGTAGTAGTGATGGCTCGCCACTTAAACGTGAGCGAAGAAAAACGGATTCGAGCCCTGTTTTTATCTCACCTAATGGCAATTTACATTCACAGCAAATTGCCGAAACTCTCCGCTTTATGTGCCGTCACCACCGCTGCAATGGGCAGCTGTGCCGGGCTGGCATGGCTGCTGACCGGCAAATTTGAAAATATCAGTATGGCAATCAGTAGTATGATTGGCGACATCAGCGGCATTATCTGCGATGGAGCGTCCAATAGCTGTGCGATGAAAGTTTCCACCAGTGTGACCTCCAGCTACAAATCCATTCTCATGGCAATGGACAACAGCCAAGTCACCGGCAACGAAGGGATTGTCGAACACGACATCGACCGCTCTATCAACAATCTCTGCAGTATTGCTTCTCGCAGTATGCAATACACAGACCGCCAAGTGATTGAGATTATGGTGAACAAGCCGAAGCTCAAATAAAACTAGTAACATTTCGGATAAAAAAGCCCGCTTGCAAGCGGGCTTTTTATTGTTATTAGGGTAAATACTTATTCGACACCTCAAATAACCATTCTGCCAAATCATCGGGAAGCGGCTTTACGTTATTGGTTGAAAGTTCGGCGATGTGAGAAACTACATCACTTTCACACTCTTGATATTCCAACACTTCGCCGGTTTTTTCATTACGAACTACCAGCTCAACGTGGGTAAAGCCAGTAGTTGCTTCAGTTTCTTCAAACAGATACCACTTGCCATTATTTGGCACCACAAGCTGTGTACCGTTAGCATACTGATAAAGGTAGCTATTGTCTAAATCCTGCTTATACTCAAGTGCCATTCCATTTCCCGTATCGCGTCCGAAAAAGAGCGTAAAATCCTTATCAGCGTTTTTCTGCACCACCAAGCTCAATTTCTGTTGCTTGTTCGTAATACATTCCCACAACACCAGATTACCTTTATTTGCTGAAG is from Mannheimia varigena and encodes:
- a CDS encoding serine dehydratase subunit alpha family protein — its product is MNIHCEKLEQSILSAVSHEVVPALGCTEPISLALASAIARQYLEHLPEQIEARVSPNLMKNGMGVTVPGTGTVGLPMAAAIGAIGGDPNGDLEVLKNITPEQVEQAKAMLKADKVSVSILETEYILYSEATLFYQAERVCVRIAEHHTNVIYIEKNGQTLLSKPCAVNNDNITEVFTSLTAKEIFDFSMAVDLEKIRFIDQAAKLNSALSQEGLRADYGLHIGRTLQKQIGQGLISDDLLNRIIIETTAASDARMGGASLPAMSNSGSGNQGITATMPVVVMARHLNVSEEKRIRALFLSHLMAIYIHSKLPKLSALCAVTTAAMGSCAGLAWLLTGKFENISMAISSMIGDISGIICDGASNSCAMKVSTSVTSSYKSILMAMDNSQVTGNEGIVEHDIDRSINNLCSIASRSMQYTDRQVIEIMVNKPKLK